The Corynebacterium simulans genome contains a region encoding:
- a CDS encoding DUF3027 domain-containing protein: MTKQNEPTNPLLNKTAVRIARAAVEEVGEGGVGKHRGVAGLGRNVATHRFEADMPGYPGWEWQAVVACAEGSRFITVNEVALVPGQQALQAPEWVPYNERVRPGDLGPGDLMPPAPYDERLEDGKLSAKGLDEAKKRWRTGSFGPNTEMAAQAPLQCKTCAFYLELMDNFGVCANEFSADGRVVHARYGCGAHSETKIREEGSVTETAFDDEKPIY, encoded by the coding sequence GTGACTAAGCAGAATGAGCCAACGAACCCACTTCTTAACAAGACCGCCGTGCGCATTGCTCGCGCTGCAGTGGAAGAAGTAGGAGAGGGCGGCGTCGGCAAGCACCGCGGAGTCGCAGGGCTAGGCCGTAACGTCGCAACCCATCGCTTTGAAGCAGATATGCCAGGCTACCCAGGCTGGGAATGGCAAGCGGTTGTGGCCTGCGCGGAGGGCTCGCGTTTTATCACCGTTAACGAGGTAGCGCTGGTGCCGGGGCAACAGGCACTGCAAGCCCCGGAGTGGGTGCCGTATAACGAGCGCGTGCGTCCGGGGGATTTGGGCCCGGGCGATTTGATGCCGCCTGCGCCTTACGACGAACGCTTGGAAGACGGCAAGCTTTCCGCAAAGGGTTTAGATGAGGCGAAAAAGAGGTGGCGCACTGGCTCCTTTGGCCCTAATACCGAGATGGCCGCGCAAGCGCCGCTGCAGTGTAAGACCTGTGCTTTCTATTTGGAGCTGATGGATAACTTTGGTGTGTGCGCTAACGAATTTTCGGCAGATGGCCGTGTAGTGCACGCAAGATACGGATGCGGCGCGCATTCGGAGACAAAAATCCGGGAAGAAGGATCCGTGACCGAAACCGCTTTTGACGACGAAAAACCTATCTACTAG
- a CDS encoding DUF6928 family protein, which yields MDPKPVLTLWYVTVEDPAAVLREEPKADRGFGRKFLAQLNPNLPVTPIGQFPLNRSAQAGDSEYYIGGYPGVTVVQTVIEEESMVLSRLPEQLLKAVPALEIYAFVSQESTGYAGFAHWTAGELKRCLCGTRFNLQEDSGLPEPFEAPFWAGEKYEPVGGISLPFEPQGITEAAQSYWLGVEVNDQGPDLDVVGYATDGRPEPKVAPKKPERSLGAIASASVSKLGFNDYDDYEAHDQEPESTGEEILETAKRLGGLIGSYVRQTSKSIRERWRS from the coding sequence GTGGACCCTAAACCTGTTCTCACTCTCTGGTACGTCACTGTCGAAGATCCCGCTGCTGTGCTGCGGGAGGAGCCAAAGGCCGATCGCGGCTTTGGCCGGAAATTCTTGGCACAACTCAATCCCAACCTGCCCGTAACCCCCATCGGGCAATTTCCTCTCAATCGCTCTGCCCAGGCTGGCGATAGCGAGTACTACATCGGCGGATACCCTGGCGTTACCGTGGTTCAGACGGTCATCGAGGAAGAATCCATGGTGCTCTCGCGCCTTCCAGAGCAACTCTTGAAGGCGGTTCCCGCGCTCGAAATCTATGCCTTCGTCTCGCAGGAAAGCACCGGCTATGCCGGTTTTGCGCACTGGACGGCCGGTGAGCTCAAGCGCTGCCTGTGCGGTACGCGCTTTAACCTGCAGGAAGACTCCGGCCTACCAGAGCCCTTTGAGGCGCCGTTCTGGGCCGGTGAAAAATACGAACCGGTCGGCGGTATCTCTCTGCCTTTCGAACCACAGGGCATCACCGAAGCAGCGCAGTCTTATTGGCTCGGCGTGGAAGTAAATGACCAAGGCCCCGACCTCGACGTCGTGGGTTATGCCACCGACGGACGGCCCGAGCCCAAGGTCGCGCCAAAGAAGCCGGAGCGCAGCCTCGGCGCCATCGCCTCTGCTTCCGTGTCCAAGCTCGGCTTCAACGACTACGACGATTACGAGGCCCACGACCAAGAACCAGAGTCCACTGGCGAGGAAATTCTCGAAACCGCCAAACGCCTCGGCGGGCTAATCGGCAGCTACGTGCGTCAAACCTCGAAGTCAATTCGGGAGCGCTGGCGCTCATAA
- a CDS encoding TrmH family RNA methyltransferase, whose amino-acid sequence MREVITDPLDPRLDDVRDLNKSDKKGEGLVIAEGHLVVSRLADSRFPLRCVVGFGAKLDAYVEEYGDPGCPMYEVSRETLAAVAGFDMHRGLVAAADRAPEPSLDEILETASTVVVLEGVGDHENIGAIFRNAAGMDVDAVLLGSGAADPLYRRSVRVSMGHVLRLPFAHLDGGYTTWQRSLQALRDADFRLVSLTPHPEAVHLADALKGASKAALLVGAEGPGLTEHAMKATDVRARIPMAPGTDSLNVATSAAIAFYERQRSRIDFEV is encoded by the coding sequence ATGCGTGAAGTAATTACTGACCCTTTAGACCCTCGCCTTGATGACGTCCGTGACTTGAATAAGTCGGACAAGAAAGGCGAGGGTCTTGTCATTGCCGAAGGTCATCTGGTGGTCTCCCGCTTGGCTGACTCGCGTTTCCCGCTGCGCTGCGTCGTAGGTTTTGGTGCAAAGCTGGATGCCTACGTGGAAGAGTATGGGGATCCAGGTTGTCCGATGTACGAGGTCTCGCGAGAAACGCTCGCGGCCGTCGCCGGCTTTGACATGCACCGAGGGTTGGTGGCTGCCGCAGACCGCGCGCCTGAGCCGAGCTTGGACGAGATCTTGGAGACGGCAAGCACCGTGGTGGTGCTTGAGGGCGTGGGTGACCACGAAAATATCGGCGCCATCTTCCGCAATGCGGCGGGCATGGACGTTGACGCCGTGCTGTTGGGTTCGGGCGCAGCAGACCCGCTCTATCGTCGCTCGGTGCGCGTATCCATGGGCCATGTGTTGCGTTTGCCTTTTGCCCATCTGGACGGCGGATACACCACGTGGCAGCGTTCTCTGCAGGCGCTTCGCGACGCCGACTTCCGCCTCGTTTCCTTGACCCCGCACCCAGAGGCTGTACACTTGGCAGACGCGCTTAAGGGAGCTTCAAAGGCTGCTCTGCTCGTGGGCGCAGAAGGCCCCGGCCTTACCGAACATGCGATGAAGGCCACCGATGTGCGCGCACGCATACCGATGGCCCCAGGTACAGATTCGCTCAACGTGGCTACCTCAGCGGCCATCGCTTTTTATGAGCGCCAGCGCTCCCGAATTGACTTCGAGGTTTGA
- the serC gene encoding phosphoserine transaminase yields the protein MLHTEPTLPADLLPIDGRFGCGPSKVRPAQIEAITAGAKSIIGTSHRQPAVKNVVGSIREGLRDLFKLPDGYEIILSAGGATAFWDAATFGLIENKSAHLTYGEFSSKFAKASIGAPWLTAPIVYDFPAGTAPDPRTVDFGDADVVAWAHNETSTGAMVDVLRPQPNNPEQLVVIDATSGAGGLPITMAEADVYYFSPQKCFASEGGLWLAAVSPAAIERIAKLNAAQRYIPAFLNLQTAVDNSRKNQTYNTPAVSTLLMLENQVRWMNDNGGLDGMVTRTTASSTIVYDWAASRKEAKPFVAEPAGRSLVVATIDFDETVDATALAKALRANGIVDVEPYRKLGRNQLRIGMFPAIEPDDVAKLTQAIDYLLDRH from the coding sequence ATGCTCCACACAGAACCGACTTTACCTGCAGATCTTCTCCCCATCGACGGTCGCTTCGGATGCGGCCCTTCCAAGGTACGACCCGCCCAAATTGAGGCAATTACTGCGGGGGCTAAATCCATCATCGGCACTTCTCATCGCCAGCCCGCCGTGAAAAACGTGGTGGGTTCGATTCGCGAGGGATTGCGAGATCTATTCAAGCTTCCAGACGGCTATGAGATTATTCTTTCGGCCGGCGGCGCCACCGCTTTTTGGGACGCCGCGACGTTCGGCCTCATCGAAAATAAGTCCGCGCATTTGACCTACGGAGAGTTCTCTTCGAAGTTTGCCAAGGCAAGTATTGGTGCACCGTGGCTCACAGCGCCCATCGTTTACGACTTCCCCGCCGGCACCGCTCCCGACCCACGCACGGTGGATTTCGGCGATGCTGACGTTGTGGCGTGGGCACACAATGAGACCTCGACGGGCGCGATGGTTGACGTGCTGCGCCCACAGCCAAATAATCCGGAGCAACTCGTTGTCATCGATGCGACCTCGGGCGCTGGCGGATTGCCCATCACGATGGCCGAGGCTGACGTCTACTATTTCTCGCCGCAGAAGTGCTTCGCATCCGAAGGTGGGCTCTGGCTCGCGGCGGTCTCCCCTGCTGCGATTGAACGCATCGCAAAGCTTAATGCTGCACAACGTTATATCCCGGCTTTCCTGAACCTGCAGACCGCCGTGGATAACTCGCGCAAGAACCAGACCTATAACACTCCAGCCGTGTCTACTCTTCTGATGCTGGAAAATCAGGTCCGCTGGATGAACGACAACGGCGGGCTCGACGGTATGGTTACGCGCACCACAGCTTCCTCCACCATTGTTTATGACTGGGCCGCATCGCGAAAAGAGGCCAAGCCTTTCGTCGCCGAGCCCGCTGGCCGCTCGTTAGTCGTGGCAACCATCGACTTTGACGAGACCGTGGATGCTACGGCCTTAGCCAAGGCCTTGCGGGCGAACGGCATCGTGGATGTCGAACCTTATCGCAAGCTAGGGCGCAACCAACTGCGAATTGGTATGTTCCCCGCGATTGAGCCAGACGACGTCGCAAAGCTCACGCAAGCAATCGACTACCTCCTGGATAGGCACTAA
- a CDS encoding NCS2 family permease: protein MNAALDRYFKISERGSTIGTEVRAGVVSFFAMAYIILLNPLILGTSPDAAGRTLGIPQVAAATALIAGIMTIAFGAIARYPFAMAAGLGMNTFVAVTMVSTKGLEWKDAMGLVVLEGIIIVLLAISGFRQAVFDAIPASMKAAMGVGIGMFIAIIGFVDGGFVTRVPDAAHTTVPVGLGINGSISTWPAFVFVLGLLLCSFMVIRKVRGGLFLGIVITTVIAMILQAIFGSEDWGMATPEIPGSLGGLPDLSIVGEVSLVGAFTKLGVVATVLLIFTLLLTNFFDAMGTMNGLGKQAGLVDENDNLPDMRTALVVEGAGAIAGGLGSVSSNTVFADSAAGIGDGAKTGLANITTGVIFLLAMFLTPLYEIVPIEAAAPVLVIVGVMMASQLKDIEWTKMEVAIPAFLTIVVMPFTYSIANGIGVGFIAFALMSAFAGKAKQVHWLMWLIAALFVVYFGMAPLTNALS from the coding sequence ATGAACGCTGCTCTCGATCGTTATTTCAAAATCTCTGAACGCGGTTCCACAATCGGAACCGAGGTTCGCGCCGGCGTGGTCTCGTTCTTCGCGATGGCCTACATCATTCTTCTCAACCCGCTCATCCTCGGCACCTCGCCCGATGCTGCAGGCCGTACCTTGGGAATTCCGCAGGTCGCCGCAGCTACCGCGTTAATAGCCGGCATCATGACCATTGCCTTCGGCGCGATTGCGCGCTATCCATTCGCCATGGCGGCGGGCCTGGGTATGAATACCTTTGTTGCCGTCACCATGGTCTCCACCAAAGGCTTGGAGTGGAAAGACGCCATGGGCCTGGTGGTACTCGAAGGCATCATCATTGTTTTGCTCGCCATCTCGGGCTTCCGTCAAGCGGTCTTCGATGCCATTCCGGCCTCGATGAAGGCTGCGATGGGTGTGGGCATCGGCATGTTCATCGCCATCATCGGCTTTGTCGATGGCGGTTTTGTAACGCGTGTCCCCGATGCAGCGCACACCACGGTTCCGGTGGGCCTTGGCATCAATGGCTCTATTTCCACCTGGCCGGCTTTCGTCTTCGTCCTAGGCCTTTTGCTTTGTTCCTTCATGGTTATCCGCAAGGTCCGCGGCGGCCTGTTCCTGGGCATCGTCATCACCACTGTCATCGCAATGATCCTGCAGGCCATCTTCGGCTCTGAGGACTGGGGTATGGCAACACCAGAGATTCCTGGTTCCTTGGGCGGCCTGCCGGATCTATCCATCGTGGGCGAGGTCAGCCTCGTGGGTGCTTTTACCAAGCTCGGCGTCGTGGCTACCGTGCTGCTTATCTTCACCCTGCTGCTGACGAACTTCTTCGACGCCATGGGCACTATGAATGGACTGGGCAAGCAGGCAGGGCTGGTCGATGAGAATGACAACCTGCCAGACATGCGCACCGCACTGGTGGTAGAAGGCGCCGGCGCCATCGCCGGCGGTCTGGGCTCGGTTTCCTCCAACACCGTCTTTGCGGATTCCGCAGCCGGCATTGGTGACGGCGCGAAGACCGGCCTGGCCAACATCACCACAGGTGTCATCTTCCTGCTCGCGATGTTTTTGACTCCGCTCTATGAGATCGTTCCTATCGAAGCGGCCGCTCCGGTTCTGGTCATCGTCGGCGTAATGATGGCAAGCCAGCTCAAGGACATCGAATGGACCAAGATGGAAGTTGCCATCCCGGCCTTCCTCACCATCGTGGTCATGCCGTTTACCTACTCCATTGCAAACGGCATCGGCGTGGGTTTCATCGCCTTCGCCCTGATGTCTGCGTTTGCCGGTAAGGCAAAGCAGGTGCACTGGCTCATGTGGCTCATCGCCGCGCTCTTCGTGGTCTACTTCGGCATGGCTCCGCTGACCAACGCGCTAAGCTAG
- the sepH gene encoding septation protein SepH, producing the protein MRELFLAKSDSTTTSLVMETEEGEEFFLAVTDDLREILGAPKPEDDAWGNVSRLPFAADADDSTDAADSVNSAASSDADSAASTASAGEHEQRDAEAKKDDDESSTAAESTDSTAPAEPQLTTTTPAPISQPRSGMRDHGDSRPHAISLRPAEIQARIRAGASAAEIAEEIGAPESRIEPFAHPVLLERARIADVAKQAHPIREDGPAKLTLWEILATAFAARGHSLSESTWDAYRHQGEPWILRITWKAGLSENEAEWTFKQSMSSPATVEARNSVAADLTDPDFVQPVRSLTSVGRGERYDKAIDGETPSAVTNITDFTAPTVVPDPQPADVEADSANADSGATGAARPAGAAETQASGSKASTATESASDKSKAESTDEEFLQNPSPEPKPKSRRRRATTPHWEDVLLGVRSNTKRPRE; encoded by the coding sequence ATGCGCGAGCTCTTCCTCGCAAAAAGCGACTCAACCACTACTTCTTTGGTCATGGAAACCGAAGAAGGCGAAGAGTTTTTCCTGGCCGTCACCGACGATCTCCGCGAGATTCTAGGCGCACCTAAGCCAGAGGATGACGCATGGGGCAATGTCTCCAGGCTCCCGTTCGCGGCGGACGCAGATGACTCTACGGATGCTGCAGATTCTGTGAATTCTGCAGCATCCAGCGACGCAGACTCGGCTGCAAGCACCGCCTCCGCTGGCGAACACGAACAGCGCGACGCGGAAGCAAAGAAAGATGACGACGAGTCATCCACCGCGGCTGAGTCCACTGACTCCACTGCGCCTGCTGAGCCACAGCTGACCACAACCACTCCGGCGCCTATTTCGCAGCCGCGCTCTGGCATGCGTGACCACGGCGACTCCCGCCCGCACGCAATCAGCCTGCGCCCGGCGGAAATTCAGGCCCGCATCCGCGCTGGCGCATCTGCTGCAGAGATCGCCGAGGAAATTGGCGCCCCCGAATCCCGCATCGAGCCTTTCGCACACCCGGTACTGCTGGAGCGCGCCCGCATTGCCGACGTCGCCAAGCAGGCCCACCCCATCCGCGAAGACGGCCCGGCCAAGCTGACTCTCTGGGAGATTCTCGCCACGGCCTTTGCCGCACGCGGCCACTCCCTCTCCGAGTCGACCTGGGATGCCTACCGCCATCAGGGCGAACCGTGGATCCTTCGCATCACGTGGAAGGCTGGCTTGTCTGAGAACGAGGCGGAGTGGACCTTCAAGCAGTCCATGTCCTCACCGGCTACCGTGGAGGCTCGCAACTCCGTTGCCGCCGATCTCACCGACCCTGACTTCGTACAACCAGTGCGTTCCCTGACCTCCGTCGGCCGCGGCGAGCGCTATGACAAGGCCATAGACGGCGAGACGCCGAGCGCAGTCACCAACATCACCGACTTCACTGCACCGACGGTCGTACCGGATCCGCAACCTGCTGATGTCGAAGCGGACTCCGCCAATGCAGACTCCGGCGCTACCGGCGCGGCCCGCCCTGCTGGCGCCGCTGAAACTCAGGCTTCTGGTTCAAAGGCCTCCACAGCTACCGAATCTGCGTCGGATAAGTCGAAGGCAGAAAGCACCGATGAAGAGTTCCTGCAGAACCCATCGCCGGAGCCAAAGCCAAAGAGCCGCCGTCGCCGCGCTACGACCCCACACTGGGAAGACGTCCTGCTCGGAGTGCGCTCTAACACCAAGCGTCCGCGCGAGTGA